A single window of Candidatus Acidiferrales bacterium DNA harbors:
- a CDS encoding threonine/serine dehydratase produces MDKTNITIRDVISARKFLEQYDVKTPLRFNTILSQETGAEIYIKHENFNLSGAFKIRAALYYVGTLPEVDRKKGLIAVTRGNHGAALAIAGKRFCTSVTVVVPVGNSIGKNRLIKSYGAELVEYGKDYDEAKEHCEKLAAETGKVYVHTANIPGIIAAAGTCAYEVFEELSDPDVLIVPIGSGGLISGTAIVRNAINPSTKIIGVQAEKANAVYRSLKEGRTIQLESCDTIADGLATRSVFELPFSIIKSNVNEVVTVSEEEIKAAICRGIESTHSLIEGASASTIAALGKVSSYLKGMKVVLFITGANIDKEILSAAVNA; encoded by the coding sequence GTGGACAAGACTAATATCACGATAAGAGATGTAATTTCAGCGCGAAAGTTTCTAGAACAGTACGATGTAAAAACTCCATTACGTTTCAATACGATCCTCTCTCAAGAGACTGGAGCAGAGATCTATATAAAGCATGAAAACTTTAATCTTTCGGGTGCGTTCAAGATCAGAGCAGCGCTGTATTATGTTGGTACGCTTCCAGAAGTTGATCGCAAGAAGGGCCTCATTGCGGTCACGCGGGGCAATCATGGCGCAGCCCTGGCCATTGCTGGAAAGAGATTTTGCACTAGTGTAACGGTGGTCGTTCCCGTAGGAAATTCTATAGGCAAAAACAGACTTATAAAATCTTATGGCGCTGAACTTGTGGAATATGGCAAGGATTATGATGAAGCAAAAGAGCACTGCGAGAAACTTGCAGCAGAAACCGGAAAGGTTTATGTCCACACTGCAAACATCCCAGGAATAATAGCCGCTGCCGGCACATGCGCATACGAAGTCTTTGAGGAGCTTTCCGATCCTGATGTCTTAATTGTTCCGATCGGCAGCGGAGGGCTTATTTCAGGTACCGCGATTGTAAGAAATGCCATTAACCCGAGCACAAAAATTATCGGAGTACAAGCCGAGAAGGCGAACGCCGTTTATAGGTCATTGAAGGAAGGGAGAACCATCCAGCTTGAATCATGCGACACCATAGCTGATGGGCTAGCGACTCGTTCCGTATTCGAACTTCCCTTCTCCATAATCAAAAGCAACGTTAACGAAGTCGTCACTGTATCCGAAGAAGAAATTAAAGCAGCCATCTGTCGCGGTATCGAGTCAACCCATTCGTTGATCGAAGGGGCTTCGGCGTCAACCATAGCTGCCTTGGGAAAGGTTTCATCATATCTTAAAGGAATGAAGGTTGTGCTCTTTATTACCGGTGCAAATATCGACAAAGAGATTTTATCCGCTGCGGTTAATGCGTAA
- a CDS encoding ABC transporter ATP-binding protein yields the protein MASNFLLETVSLSKSFDGVKAVDSVSIQIPERTITTIIGPNGAGKTTLFNIISGLIVEDSGVVRYKDKSLNDTPAWNRSAAGIGRLWQDVRLFKNMTAMENLLVAGRKQAGEKILDLFFQPHKVGAIEKENRQQALEILELFGLAEKRNTISEDLSYGQQKLIALGRLLMNNSDLLLLDEPTAGVNPVIIEKLLEHILNLVKNGKTVLMIEHDVPKAMAISDMIYVMDNGRIALSGSPSEILSNTQLKEIYVGV from the coding sequence ATGGCAAGCAATTTTTTGTTAGAAACAGTATCTCTTTCCAAATCCTTTGATGGCGTGAAAGCCGTGGATTCGGTATCTATTCAAATTCCGGAACGAACTATAACCACCATTATTGGTCCAAACGGTGCCGGTAAAACCACTCTGTTTAATATCATTTCGGGACTTATAGTTGAAGACTCCGGTGTAGTTCGTTACAAAGATAAATCTCTTAATGATACACCGGCTTGGAATCGATCTGCGGCTGGCATTGGCAGATTGTGGCAGGATGTTAGGTTATTTAAGAATATGACAGCCATGGAAAATCTCCTCGTTGCAGGAAGAAAGCAAGCAGGAGAAAAGATCTTGGACTTGTTCTTTCAGCCGCATAAAGTTGGAGCTATTGAGAAGGAGAATAGACAGCAGGCACTCGAGATTTTAGAATTGTTTGGACTCGCAGAAAAACGGAATACTATCAGCGAGGACTTGTCGTATGGACAGCAAAAGCTGATTGCTCTTGGGAGACTTCTTATGAATAATTCGGATCTGCTGTTACTTGACGAACCAACTGCCGGTGTTAATCCAGTCATTATTGAGAAACTTTTGGAGCATATACTCAATCTTGTGAAAAATGGGAAAACAGTCCTTATGATCGAACACGATGTCCCTAAAGCAATGGCTATCTCAGATATGATCTATGTAATGGATAACGGAAGAATCGCTCTTTCTGGTTCACCTTCTGAGATTTTATCAAACACCCAACTTAAAGAAATATATGTAGGAGTATGA
- a CDS encoding penicillin-binding protein activator — translation MKRKFWIAATAVIIIGLIIAAVTTLVQRKPNDVKFGAILSLTGDAASYGTMMKNGMEIAQDEVNTSGGINGKKLDMIYEDSQFDPTDAASAAQKLINVDHVQVITGITGSKNALAVAPIANANKVVIVDALSSAAELTTKGGKYYFRIMPSDDFSGMYVAQWAISNAWKNGVILYADDDWGKGIENSAASKFESLGGKIALSEPVETGTNDFRTVVTKVAMAKPDVVFLFAYAPEAAIFVKQMREFNVKTHYIGSDNLSAGEFAKVGADVVDGVMFDLPAEGSGPAYDSFRSAYKAKFGEYPSVNSIKAYDVVKLAAFVVSKVGYDGVKIQEFLADSLANDNYHGASGKIVFDQNGDIENPQYDKMIYENGQYVKMSTEK, via the coding sequence ATGAAAAGAAAATTTTGGATAGCGGCAACAGCTGTAATAATCATAGGGTTGATAATAGCTGCCGTCACTACCTTGGTACAAAGAAAACCCAATGATGTAAAATTTGGCGCTATTCTTTCTCTCACAGGGGATGCTGCTTCCTACGGCACCATGATGAAAAATGGGATGGAAATTGCTCAGGATGAGGTAAATACTTCTGGAGGTATAAATGGGAAAAAGCTCGATATGATTTATGAGGACTCCCAATTCGATCCAACCGATGCTGCTTCTGCCGCTCAGAAGCTTATCAATGTTGATCATGTGCAGGTAATTACAGGAATTACCGGCAGCAAAAATGCTCTGGCAGTTGCTCCTATCGCAAATGCGAATAAGGTTGTGATTGTCGATGCCTTATCGTCCGCGGCTGAGTTGACTACAAAGGGTGGAAAGTATTATTTCCGTATAATGCCTTCAGATGACTTCAGCGGAATGTACGTTGCGCAATGGGCCATCAGCAATGCATGGAAGAACGGCGTGATTCTGTACGCAGACGACGATTGGGGGAAAGGAATCGAAAATTCCGCGGCCTCAAAGTTTGAGTCCCTCGGTGGAAAGATTGCTCTATCAGAACCGGTGGAAACTGGCACAAATGATTTCAGAACGGTGGTGACAAAAGTGGCTATGGCAAAACCAGATGTAGTGTTCCTCTTTGCTTATGCACCTGAAGCAGCTATCTTCGTAAAGCAAATGAGAGAATTCAACGTTAAGACTCACTACATCGGAAGCGATAACCTTAGCGCGGGTGAATTTGCCAAAGTTGGTGCTGATGTGGTGGATGGCGTAATGTTTGATCTTCCAGCCGAAGGCTCAGGTCCAGCATACGATAGTTTCCGTAGTGCTTATAAGGCTAAGTTTGGGGAGTATCCAAGTGTAAATTCCATAAAAGCGTATGATGTTGTTAAACTTGCTGCCTTTGTTGTTTCCAAGGTAGGATACGACGGAGTGAAGATACAAGAATTCCTCGCAGATAGTCTTGCCAATGATAATTACCATGGAGCTTCTGGGAAGATTGTTTTTGACCAGAACGGCGATATCGAGAATCCACAGTATGACAAAATGATATATGAGAACGGGCAATACGTAAAAATGAGTACGGAGAAGTGA
- a CDS encoding ABC transporter ATP-binding protein — protein MKTEVLTRRAYLKIEDISVRYYKKDILSEVSLEVMPGEIVAIIGANGAGKSTLLKAISGVVPPHKGKIIVEGRNVTGMETTLLFNLGISSLLQGNNTFPSLTVLEHLLLINKTKSKIDNKNDSDSMNEVWSIFPELYEVRNKRAGLLSGGERQKLSIATMLVQDAKMWLLDEPSGGLAPQAVKNVMNIIRRLSTERGIAVLLAEQNLREALKIADHAYVLKGGKVFHEENPSEILNNGKMEEIFFK, from the coding sequence ATGAAGACTGAAGTGTTAACTCGTCGAGCATATCTTAAGATCGAAGACATCAGTGTTCGATACTATAAAAAGGATATTTTATCTGAAGTATCTCTTGAGGTAATGCCCGGGGAGATAGTTGCAATAATTGGAGCGAACGGTGCAGGGAAATCAACCCTTTTAAAAGCAATCTCAGGTGTAGTACCACCCCATAAGGGGAAAATTATTGTAGAAGGAAGAAATGTTACTGGTATGGAAACTACGTTGTTATTTAACCTCGGTATCAGTTCCTTGCTACAGGGCAATAATACATTTCCAAGCCTGACAGTCTTGGAACACCTTCTTCTGATTAATAAGACAAAAAGCAAGATTGACAATAAGAATGATTCAGATAGTATGAATGAAGTTTGGAGCATATTTCCCGAGCTGTACGAAGTGAGAAACAAAAGAGCAGGACTCCTCAGCGGAGGTGAAAGGCAGAAACTATCAATAGCCACGATGCTGGTGCAGGATGCAAAGATGTGGCTGCTTGATGAACCATCAGGTGGCCTTGCCCCACAAGCTGTTAAGAACGTCATGAATATAATCAGACGGCTTAGCACGGAAAGGGGGATAGCGGTATTGTTGGCAGAGCAGAACTTACGAGAAGCGTTAAAGATTGCTGACCATGCTTATGTGCTTAAAGGTGGCAAAGTGTTTCATGAGGAAAACCCTTCTGAAATATTGAACAATGGAAAGATGGAAGAGATATTCTTTAAGTAG
- a CDS encoding branched-chain amino acid ABC transporter permease, which produces MSYMLYIVILIEIYTVLSLSLNVVVGYAGLVTLAQAALYGVGAYVATLLMVNLHWGFLPALLLAVVGTVLSSFLITAASMRFKGDYFILAALAFQVIVYSVINNWVTVTKGPFGIAGIPKPDLFGIHLDSLLTFSLFGLVITVMVGGLIYMVLHSAFGRTLQAIRDDEIAATTLGKKASSFKIRSIAISAGCAAVAGTLYATFITYIDPSTFTTDDSLLLLCMVLLGGTGNFKGPIVGAVILVLLPEALRLLAIPDSVSANLRMIIYGIALIVMMLVRPQGIAGKYKFES; this is translated from the coding sequence ATGAGTTACATGCTGTACATAGTAATCCTGATAGAGATATATACTGTTCTATCACTTTCGCTAAACGTTGTTGTTGGCTACGCTGGTCTTGTGACTTTAGCTCAGGCCGCTCTATATGGTGTTGGTGCATATGTCGCAACCTTATTAATGGTCAACCTGCATTGGGGATTTCTACCGGCTTTACTGCTTGCCGTAGTCGGTACGGTTTTATCGAGCTTTTTAATAACCGCAGCATCTATGAGATTCAAGGGAGATTATTTTATTCTTGCCGCATTAGCGTTTCAGGTAATCGTTTATTCAGTCATAAACAATTGGGTAACGGTCACCAAAGGTCCCTTCGGCATCGCAGGAATTCCTAAACCTGATCTCTTTGGAATACATTTAGATTCGCTATTAACGTTCTCATTGTTCGGGTTGGTCATAACAGTGATGGTTGGCGGCTTAATCTATATGGTGCTACACTCGGCATTCGGCCGTACACTACAGGCCATCCGTGACGATGAAATTGCCGCGACAACGTTAGGAAAAAAGGCCAGCTCATTTAAAATACGTAGCATCGCTATTTCGGCTGGGTGTGCTGCGGTGGCTGGAACTCTTTATGCAACCTTCATAACCTATATAGACCCATCAACTTTTACCACAGATGATTCTTTGCTTTTGCTTTGCATGGTTTTATTAGGTGGAACAGGAAACTTTAAGGGCCCCATTGTGGGCGCCGTCATTTTGGTTTTATTACCCGAGGCACTGCGATTATTGGCAATTCCCGACTCAGTTTCAGCAAATTTGCGAATGATAATCTATGGCATTGCCTTAATTGTTATGATGCTTGTTCGTCCCCAGGGGATTGCCGGAAAATACAAATTTGAATCCTAA
- a CDS encoding class I SAM-dependent methyltransferase codes for MLKLMMNPNLRIEEKLEPRFEILFQNRIDYKDEPSKLDAAQNTANELALYHESKRTVQKLFQKSKEPLLVVDFCAGTGLFSEHILEVANVGKVVCVDTDDQFLDASRQRLTKHANIEFEFRNEDATTFRYPEKVDLILMGSAYHHVLNEEKVQFLKNAKELLKPDGHILVNENFLPPYSNSLESYREAVYLFYSELIKYLEKMGTPDNAVDIIRQVAWYGYQYDYEYKVSYNVFHDHVKKAGLKISRKIRVWPHKYPNAFPSDNVGSFVVVVGMHERVHREL; via the coding sequence ATGCTAAAGCTAATGATGAATCCCAATTTACGGATTGAAGAAAAGCTTGAGCCAAGATTTGAGATTTTATTCCAAAATAGAATAGACTACAAAGATGAGCCGTCGAAATTAGATGCTGCCCAAAATACCGCAAACGAACTCGCGCTTTACCATGAAAGTAAGAGGACAGTCCAGAAACTTTTTCAAAAAAGTAAGGAACCGCTCCTAGTTGTCGATTTCTGCGCCGGCACAGGATTGTTCTCTGAACACATCCTGGAGGTGGCAAATGTTGGTAAGGTCGTTTGCGTGGACACAGACGATCAGTTCCTTGATGCTTCACGCCAAAGGCTTACAAAACATGCAAACATTGAATTCGAGTTTCGTAATGAAGATGCCACAACTTTTAGATATCCTGAGAAGGTGGATCTCATCTTGATGGGATCGGCGTACCACCATGTACTTAACGAAGAGAAGGTACAGTTTTTGAAGAACGCTAAGGAACTATTAAAGCCAGATGGCCATATCCTGGTGAATGAAAATTTTTTACCACCATATTCCAATTCGTTAGAATCGTACCGGGAGGCGGTATACCTTTTCTATTCAGAGCTTATAAAATATCTCGAGAAAATGGGAACGCCGGATAATGCCGTTGACATAATTAGACAGGTGGCATGGTACGGATACCAGTATGATTATGAGTATAAGGTGTCGTACAATGTGTTCCATGACCATGTTAAGAAGGCTGGATTGAAAATATCTCGCAAGATTAGGGTTTGGCCTCATAAATACCCTAATGCTTTTCCTAGCGATAATGTTGGAAGTTTCGTTGTAGTGGTTGGTATGCACGAAAGAGTCCACCGTGAATTATAA
- a CDS encoding response regulator, giving the protein MYKNRFGPQSNQSRAPAKTRADKSSPSVVIIDHNKPFVEFLVQRFKGLGYNSQPVIGATSDEILNALAKVAGIRAIFINIHLRLSDREKLQSCKGIDLAKHIRLTQSLSDDLRRCPMVIYSFFRIWVLLKTDPRNVFLTSPGISVIDATQVIHLELRNHELHIGKFKSKVTPLRSLSLLTPYLKLDMSEAITLEKHKIANWWGPSRLLVGHKIFVNDPQSLDIQYAGKQLQDKFKTRSEDVSSKEIMFINEQSIKIGSNEREHQIVSYHDGVQGISDTLNKMVLAKQPGVTERDNLKTLIDNLCSTNGIPGVQKKFKGVLYIDDEIDNGWLDVLHMLLGESYVKAIKSFDEASEAVRYTNLREYLLVLLDLRLQGETQNRYSNIMDFSGAKLLKLIKDPKRGDPSMPVIIFTASSRIEILEQLTELGADGFWSKEGLLNSPDDAYSFRNYLKLRRLIYEALGQVRLRLVWDKIKSLEQRTIDADTMAYLYDAFSFLRMRKKVWNSVSISNETNFGESILHSYLAAENHCKELVKNLPWEEPSVVPGIIEGGFKNMVTALSNRNVINLSHENALMALSNLRNTVAHSSSETTATFENAINSINHVITFLLAKG; this is encoded by the coding sequence ATGTACAAGAATCGATTTGGACCGCAAAGCAATCAAAGCAGAGCGCCTGCCAAAACTAGGGCTGACAAATCGTCCCCATCTGTAGTGATAATTGATCACAACAAACCATTCGTCGAATTCCTCGTCCAGCGGTTTAAGGGGCTTGGATATAATTCGCAACCTGTAATTGGGGCAACTTCAGATGAAATTCTTAATGCGTTAGCGAAGGTGGCAGGAATTCGAGCCATATTCATAAATATCCATCTGAGACTCAGCGACCGAGAAAAATTACAGAGTTGTAAAGGGATTGATTTGGCGAAGCACATTAGACTTACCCAATCTCTGTCGGACGATTTGCGCAGGTGTCCTATGGTCATCTACTCTTTTTTCCGGATTTGGGTCCTGCTAAAGACTGATCCAAGAAATGTATTCCTCACTTCACCAGGCATTTCTGTAATCGATGCCACACAAGTTATTCATTTAGAATTACGCAACCATGAATTGCACATCGGAAAGTTTAAATCAAAGGTGACTCCTTTACGCTCGCTTTCATTGTTGACACCTTATCTCAAGCTGGACATGTCGGAAGCCATAACTCTTGAAAAGCATAAAATAGCAAATTGGTGGGGACCGAGTCGCCTGTTAGTCGGGCACAAAATTTTCGTGAATGATCCACAAAGTCTAGATATACAATATGCTGGAAAACAGCTTCAAGATAAGTTCAAAACTCGCAGCGAGGATGTTAGCTCAAAAGAGATTATGTTCATAAATGAACAGTCTATTAAGATTGGATCAAACGAACGAGAGCACCAAATTGTTTCGTACCACGATGGCGTTCAAGGAATTTCCGATACACTTAATAAGATGGTTTTGGCAAAACAACCCGGCGTAACTGAGCGAGACAATCTGAAAACGCTGATAGATAATCTTTGTTCGACGAATGGTATTCCGGGAGTTCAGAAGAAATTCAAGGGCGTGTTGTATATAGATGATGAGATTGATAATGGATGGCTGGATGTTCTTCACATGCTTTTGGGAGAATCATATGTCAAGGCTATAAAATCTTTCGATGAAGCATCAGAGGCGGTAAGGTACACTAATTTACGTGAATACCTTTTGGTTTTGCTTGATCTTAGGCTGCAAGGAGAAACTCAGAATAGATATTCCAATATCATGGATTTCAGCGGAGCCAAACTCCTGAAATTGATAAAGGACCCCAAGCGTGGTGATCCAAGTATGCCAGTAATTATATTCACCGCCTCTTCTCGAATCGAAATCTTGGAACAACTTACCGAATTGGGAGCCGATGGCTTCTGGTCTAAAGAAGGTTTACTGAATTCACCCGATGATGCGTACAGTTTTCGTAACTATTTAAAACTTAGAAGATTGATTTACGAGGCACTTGGCCAGGTCCGCCTGCGTTTAGTTTGGGATAAAATAAAATCCCTTGAACAGAGGACAATTGATGCAGATACGATGGCTTATCTGTATGATGCCTTTTCGTTTCTAAGAATGCGAAAGAAAGTGTGGAACTCCGTCTCAATCAGCAACGAAACAAACTTTGGAGAATCCATTCTTCACTCGTATTTAGCGGCTGAAAATCACTGCAAAGAATTGGTTAAAAACCTTCCTTGGGAAGAGCCATCAGTAGTCCCAGGTATAATTGAAGGCGGTTTTAAGAATATGGTCACGGCATTGTCGAATCGTAACGTCATTAATCTAAGTCATGAAAATGCTTTAATGGCACTGAGTAACTTACGGAATACGGTCGCTCATTCTTCGAGTGAAACGACTGCGACTTTTGAAAATGCAATCAATTCAATAAACCATGTTATTACGTTCTTATTAGCAAAGGGGTAA